The Calditrichota bacterium genome includes a window with the following:
- a CDS encoding efflux RND transporter periplasmic adaptor subunit: protein MKLRFISTISLFFLALFFIASCSGEGEAKNQSGDVKNDSSSVDSTKKAEDEKKEKESDLIPVEVTSIGMGDISNFILLSSNLETEIQADVYPRAQGVVEKILTEEGRYIAKDEVMLKLEAREYEIAVNKARVEYEKQLSIYNRQQVMFNEKLLSQEEFDQVKYTMESAKYTLEDAQLRLDYMSITSPISGWVGERLTKIGARVQPSDKLFSVVNKTQVIAVVYVPEKNINELKMNQPAIITSENLQGENFEARIKRISPVVDPSSGTFKVTVGVKNKGQILKPGMFVNVHLIIDTHENALLIPKTAVVYENEYMNVFVVRDSVANKIRLEPGFQDSEKIESLNDSLLPNDKVIVVGQAGMKDKTKVRIVAERENKIIAKSEEK from the coding sequence ATGAAACTACGTTTTATTTCTACAATCAGTTTATTCTTTTTAGCTTTATTTTTTATTGCATCCTGTAGTGGTGAGGGAGAAGCAAAAAACCAATCCGGAGATGTTAAAAATGATTCATCTTCAGTTGATTCTACAAAAAAAGCAGAAGATGAAAAAAAAGAAAAAGAGAGCGACCTTATTCCGGTTGAGGTTACATCCATTGGAATGGGCGATATTTCAAATTTCATTTTGCTAAGTTCAAATTTGGAAACAGAGATTCAGGCAGATGTTTATCCCAGGGCCCAGGGCGTAGTAGAAAAAATACTTACAGAAGAAGGCCGTTATATTGCTAAAGACGAAGTGATGTTAAAACTTGAAGCACGTGAATACGAAATTGCTGTTAACAAAGCGCGTGTGGAATATGAAAAACAGCTTAGTATTTATAATCGTCAGCAAGTTATGTTTAATGAAAAATTGTTGAGCCAGGAAGAGTTTGATCAGGTAAAATATACTATGGAAAGTGCAAAGTATACTCTTGAAGATGCACAATTACGTTTAGATTATATGAGCATTACATCACCCATTAGTGGCTGGGTTGGTGAACGATTGACTAAAATTGGTGCGAGGGTTCAACCATCTGATAAACTTTTTTCGGTTGTAAATAAAACACAAGTTATTGCTGTTGTATATGTACCTGAAAAGAATATTAATGAACTTAAAATGAATCAGCCGGCGATAATTACCTCAGAAAACTTACAAGGTGAAAATTTTGAGGCACGCATAAAACGAATCAGCCCTGTAGTTGATCCATCGAGTGGGACCTTTAAAGTAACCGTTGGTGTGAAAAATAAGGGTCAAATATTAAAACCTGGGATGTTTGTTAATGTGCACTTAATTATAGATACGCATGAAAATGCGCTGCTTATTCCTAAAACGGCGGTCGTATATGAAAATGAATATATGAATGTATTTGTTGTCCGTGATAGCGTTGCAAATAAAATCCGTCTCGAACCCGGTTTTCAGGACAGTGAAAAAATTGAATCACTAAATGACTCACTACTTCCAAATGACAAAGTTATTGTTGTTGGGCAGGCAGGGATGAAAGATAAAACAAAAGTACGCATTGTTGCCGAACGTGAAAATAAAATTATAGCAAAGTCCGAAGAGAAATAA